The Metabacillus schmidteae nucleotide sequence AGTGCTGGTGATCCTGGTCGATCTGGTGCGGGAGTTTTTATTAAGGGTCATGGAAAAGCGGAAGAATTCTCTATTCCACTTGGCTTAATGACAAATCATGAAGCAGAATATCATGCGGTCATTAAAGGTATGGAAATTTGCATTCAAAAGGAATACAGAGTTGTTTCCTTTCGTACAGATTCGCAATTGGTAGATCGTGCAATTGAAAAGCAATTCGTGAAAAACAACCAATA carries:
- a CDS encoding reverse transcriptase-like protein produces the protein MIEVYVDGASAGDPGRSGAGVFIKGHGKAEEFSIPLGLMTNHEAEYHAVIKGMEICIQKEYRVVSFRTDSQLVDRAIEKQFVKNNQYSPLLEKILELSKQFDLFFIKWIPSKENNVADQLARNAIHNQS